Genomic DNA from Candidatus Cloacimonadota bacterium:
TGTTTTTACCGAAGCCCAGGTTTTCAATAGAACCGTTAGTGCGAACCTCGGTATGAGCTACAGCATTTCAAATGTGCTCGCATCGACAGGTATCAAGAACATTTTACGTTGGGTTCCTTTTGATATTCCCGAATCCCAGCTTCGTAATATGATTAAGAATAAGATGATCAGACCAACAACGATTCCCTTCCTTGCAGAAGAATTAATGCTCGAGCAGGCAATTGCAAAAGAAGCTCTTCGACTTGCATTCGAACAACATAAAGAATTTGCCGTAACACTAAAAGGTACGCAGAGAGAAAGAGAAATTTCTGAAGCATTCTCACAATCGACATCCGGCGAAACTATCGTGAACATGATGAGTCTCGATATACTCGTGGGAAGTGGAGGTGTGTTATCTCACGCTCCCCGTAGGAATCAGTCTGCGATGATGCTTATCGATGCATTCCTTCCCGAAGGTGTTACACGGCTTGCAGTTGATAGTATCTTTATGATGCCTCAACTCGGTGTTCTTGCCTCGATCAGCGAGAAAGCTGCAACTGAAGTATTTGAAAAAGACTGCCTGATCCACCTTGGAACCTGTATTGCTCCAAAAGGTAAATACAAACAAGGAAAGATTGCATTGCATGCAACAATCGAACTCCCTGATGGTGAAGTATTTGAGCAAAATATTCCATTTGGTGAGATTGTCAAATTGAAACTTGGAGTTGGAGAAGAAGCCAAGGCAACTCTTAAGCCAATGAGTGGTTGTGATCTTGGTCTTGGAAAAAATGCTGAAATAGAAACGACCGTAACTGGTGGCGTTGTTGGACTCATAATCGACACACGTGGACGTGAAACTTATTTCGATGAAAAGTTGAATAAAGAAACAATGACCGCTCATATACCCCAAGATAATGCTATGCGTGTTGAAGCATTGAAAAAATGGATGAGGGCTCTCGAAGTCTATCCTGAAGAATGGTTATCATAGGAGGTTCAGATGGCACAAGCATATACTCCCGGATTAACAATAACGAAAAGCATTATTCTGCGTAAAGACAGAATCCTTCCACTTAAAGGAGATGTCATCGTAAAAATCGGTGATAAAGTTACTGCTGATGATAACGTCGCAAAAACAGATCTTCCCGGTGATGTCATTCCAATCAATATTGCTAATAAACTTGGTATTCCACCAACAGATGTACTCTCAAAAATGCAGAAAAAAGAAGGTGAGAAAATAAAAAAAGATGAGCCGCTTGCAATGACTACAAGCATGTTCGGTCTTTTTAAATCCATTGT
This window encodes:
- a CDS encoding glutamate mutase L, which codes for MAKDLRSILATDCGSTTTKAILIKKIKDEYRLIVRGEAPTTVEAPFDDVTKGVLNAVEEVEDLVHIRGEQERAIIKDETIEVPQDGEKGVDAYVSTSSAGGGLQMMVAGVVKSMTGESAERAALGAGAIVMDVLASNDKRLPHQRIERIRHLRPDMILLSGGIDGGTTKHVVELAEIIAAADPKPRLGSEYKLPVIYAGNKDARDAVRDTLGNKVDLIITDNIRPVLERENLGPARDKIHDLFMEHVMAQAPGYKKLMSWTRAETDSGNIEEVPIMPTPGAVGNIMQTIAKIENIEVVGVDIGGATTDVFSVFTEAQVFNRTVSANLGMSYSISNVLASTGIKNILRWVPFDIPESQLRNMIKNKMIRPTTIPFLAEELMLEQAIAKEALRLAFEQHKEFAVTLKGTQREREISEAFSQSTSGETIVNMMSLDILVGSGGVLSHAPRRNQSAMMLIDAFLPEGVTRLAVDSIFMMPQLGVLASISEKAATEVFEKDCLIHLGTCIAPKGKYKQGKIALHATIELPDGEVFEQNIPFGEIVKLKLGVGEEAKATLKPMSGCDLGLGKNAEIETTVTGGVVGLIIDTRGRETYFDEKLNKETMTAHIPQDNAMRVEALKKWMRALEVYPEEWLS